The following proteins are encoded in a genomic region of Atribacterota bacterium:
- a CDS encoding endonuclease III, protein MILPYAKRVNFDILMDKLSRELSFQDHFPLMNQIKKGDNYAYRILISTVLSSRTKDEVTAEASERLFGQASNPKKLTQLTEEEIADLIYPVGFFRVKAKNIKKIAEIVLNEYNGIVPDRLEYLLQLPGVGRKTANLVLGIAFNIDSITVDTHVHRISNRLGLINTKRPEETEHDLKILLPRKHWISFNTYLVAHGQIICKPISPICSQCKIISYCKKVGVNRRR, encoded by the coding sequence ATGATACTGCCTTATGCAAAGAGGGTGAATTTTGATATTTTAATGGATAAATTGTCAAGAGAATTAAGTTTTCAGGACCATTTTCCTTTAATGAATCAGATAAAAAAGGGGGATAACTACGCATACCGTATTTTAATTAGTACTGTTCTTTCATCCAGGACCAAAGATGAGGTAACCGCTGAAGCTTCAGAAAGATTGTTTGGTCAGGCCTCTAATCCAAAAAAACTCACTCAATTGACAGAAGAAGAAATTGCTGACCTGATTTACCCGGTAGGATTTTTCCGGGTAAAGGCGAAAAATATTAAGAAGATTGCTGAAATTGTCTTAAATGAATATAATGGAATAGTGCCTGATAGGCTTGAGTATTTGCTTCAACTCCCCGGTGTGGGCAGGAAAACAGCAAATCTTGTTTTGGGCATTGCATTTAACATTGATTCCATTACAGTTGATACCCACGTTCACAGAATTTCTAATCGACTTGGCCTAATTAATACAAAACGTCCTGAGGAAACTGAACATGATTTAAAGATATTATTACCGAGAAAACACTGGATTTCTTTTAATACTTATTTGGTAGCACATGGCCAGATTATCTGTAAACCAATATCACCTATCTGCTCCCAATGCAAGATTATCAGCTATTGTAAAAAAGTCGGTGTTAATCGAAGAAGATAA